The Cyanobacteriota bacterium nucleotide sequence CTAAACCGAGCTTGTGATGCCCCACAAACGGGACATCGCCACGTAGCAGGCAGATCTTCAAAGGCAGTGCCAGCAGGGATGTTATTAGCGCCGTCACCCTTGGTAGGCTCGTAAATGTAGCCACAGGCTCGACATTCGTAACGATCCAGCACAACTTTTACAAAGTTTTTGTGTATTGCTTTGCCCTCGAGTAATCATTCCAACCGAACATATAGTCATGGATCGACACGGGCAACTCATCAAGTTCGAG carries:
- a CDS encoding rubredoxin, whose translation is MHKNFVKVVLDRYECRACGYIYEPTKGDGANNIPAGTAFEDLPATWRCPVCGASQARFSNIGAKGSPSGFKENLDYGFGVNRMTPGQKSVLIFGSLALAFLFFMSLYGLR